A region of Mauremys mutica isolate MM-2020 ecotype Southern chromosome 24, ASM2049712v1, whole genome shotgun sequence DNA encodes the following proteins:
- the LOC123355687 gene encoding protein ANTAGONIST OF LIKE HETEROCHROMATIN PROTEIN 1-like isoform X2: MRESLVLLLLYRGRQRAGAGEMAGRGDAAQRAAWLRQYYTQRQKRLMTLLIARRRRSSCYFHPRSWPSFRNADWWERVVLKDFQPRDWLEKFRMSKETFFYVCNQLRPKLSHPSTQPHPVLPLEQRVAVAVWHLATNVEYQTISPLFGVGPSTVQNCVKEVSYAIVLLLKPLYLRLPSEQELENMVRIFSARWGFPHCIGALDSLHVPIHAPAHLGADYCNSQRWHSVLTQATVDGLGQFWDICAGFPGSMENSTVLENSSLWVLAREGRLFPTPLKHFMGRAQRYVLLGDASYPLRDWLLKPYPEDGTLTPQQLQFNYRLKRAHSVIENAFLRLKARWQFLLKCDDCSLDLLPTVILACCTLHNVCEAHDSPFNDEWLEVLEPAEFSKPCQPAPVSMDDSGAEEVRELLCEYFESYGEG, encoded by the exons ATGCGGGAGtcgctggtgctgctgctgctgtaccgGGGGAGGCAGCGGGCGGGGGCCGGGGAGATGGCCGGCCGCGGGGACGCGGCGCAGCGGGCAGCCTGGCTGCGGCAGTACTACACGCAGAGACAGAAGAGGCTGATGACG CTGCTGATTGCCCGCCGGAGGAGATCCAGCTGTTACTTCCACCCACGCTCATGGCCCAGCTTCCGGAACGCTGACTGGTGGGAACGGGTGGTCCTGAAAGACTTCCAGCCTCGGGACTGGCTGGAGAAATTCCGAATGTCCAAGGAGACCTTCTTCTATGTCTGCAACCAGCTGCGACCCAAGCTGTCCCACCCGAGTACCCAGCCCCACCCGGTGCTGCCTCTGGAGCAGCGGGTAGCTGTGGCTGTTTGGCACCTGGCCACCAATGTAGAGTACCAGACAATCAGCCCCCTCTTTGGGGTGGGTCCGTCCACAGTGCAGAACTGTGTCAAGGAGGTCAGCTACGCCATTGTGCTGCTGCTGAAGCCGCTCTACCTCCGGCTGCCCAGCGAGCAGGAGCTGGAGAACATGGTGCGGATCTTCAGTGCCCGCTGGGGATTCCCACACTGCATCGGTGCCTTGGACAGCCTCCATGTCCCCATCCACGCCCCTGCCCACCTCGGTGCCGACTACTGCAACAGCCAGCGCTGGCATTCTGTCCTCACGCAGGCCACGGTGGATGGGCTGGGTCAGTTCTGGGACATCTGCGCCGGCTTCCCTGGCAGCATGGAGAACAGCACCGTCCTGGAAAACTCCAGCTTGTGGGTGTTAGCCAGGGAGGGCcgcctcttcccaacccccctgaaacatttcatggGGAGGGCACAAAGGTACGTCCTGTTGGGAGATGCCTCTTACCCGCTGCGGGACTGGCTCCTCAAGCCATACCCAGAAGACGGcaccctcaccccacagcagctCCAGTTCAACTATCGCCTGAAGCGAGCCCACAGCGTGATCGAGAATGCCTTCCTGCGCCTCAAGGCCCGGTGGCAGTTCCTCCTGAAGTGCGACGACTGCAGCCTGGACCTGCTGCCCACGGTCATACTCGCCTGTTGCACCCTGCACAACGTGTGCGAGGCCCACGACAGCCCCTTCAATGACGAGTGGCTGGAGGTGCTGGAGCCCGCCGAGTTCTCAAAGCCCTGCCAGCCTGCGCCCGTGTCCATGGACGACAGCGGCGCCGAGGAAGTGCGAGAGCTGCTGTGCGAATACTTTGAAAGCTACGGAGAAGGCTGA
- the LOC123355687 gene encoding protein ANTAGONIST OF LIKE HETEROCHROMATIN PROTEIN 1-like isoform X1: MRESLVLLLLYRGRQRAGAGEMAGRGDAAQRAAWLRQYYTQRQKRLMTKRNSKCRPAVAMPFCPPGALSGLQCCVSPPGLACSVLLLIARRRRSSCYFHPRSWPSFRNADWWERVVLKDFQPRDWLEKFRMSKETFFYVCNQLRPKLSHPSTQPHPVLPLEQRVAVAVWHLATNVEYQTISPLFGVGPSTVQNCVKEVSYAIVLLLKPLYLRLPSEQELENMVRIFSARWGFPHCIGALDSLHVPIHAPAHLGADYCNSQRWHSVLTQATVDGLGQFWDICAGFPGSMENSTVLENSSLWVLAREGRLFPTPLKHFMGRAQRYVLLGDASYPLRDWLLKPYPEDGTLTPQQLQFNYRLKRAHSVIENAFLRLKARWQFLLKCDDCSLDLLPTVILACCTLHNVCEAHDSPFNDEWLEVLEPAEFSKPCQPAPVSMDDSGAEEVRELLCEYFESYGEG; encoded by the exons ATGCGGGAGtcgctggtgctgctgctgctgtaccgGGGGAGGCAGCGGGCGGGGGCCGGGGAGATGGCCGGCCGCGGGGACGCGGCGCAGCGGGCAGCCTGGCTGCGGCAGTACTACACGCAGAGACAGAAGAGGCTGATGACG aagagaaattCCAAGTGTCGCCCAGCTGTAGCGATGCCGTTCTGCCCCCCTGGAGCTCTCAGTGGGCTGCAGTGTTGTGTTTCGCCCCCTGGCCTCGCCTGCTCCGTGCTG CTGCTGATTGCCCGCCGGAGGAGATCCAGCTGTTACTTCCACCCACGCTCATGGCCCAGCTTCCGGAACGCTGACTGGTGGGAACGGGTGGTCCTGAAAGACTTCCAGCCTCGGGACTGGCTGGAGAAATTCCGAATGTCCAAGGAGACCTTCTTCTATGTCTGCAACCAGCTGCGACCCAAGCTGTCCCACCCGAGTACCCAGCCCCACCCGGTGCTGCCTCTGGAGCAGCGGGTAGCTGTGGCTGTTTGGCACCTGGCCACCAATGTAGAGTACCAGACAATCAGCCCCCTCTTTGGGGTGGGTCCGTCCACAGTGCAGAACTGTGTCAAGGAGGTCAGCTACGCCATTGTGCTGCTGCTGAAGCCGCTCTACCTCCGGCTGCCCAGCGAGCAGGAGCTGGAGAACATGGTGCGGATCTTCAGTGCCCGCTGGGGATTCCCACACTGCATCGGTGCCTTGGACAGCCTCCATGTCCCCATCCACGCCCCTGCCCACCTCGGTGCCGACTACTGCAACAGCCAGCGCTGGCATTCTGTCCTCACGCAGGCCACGGTGGATGGGCTGGGTCAGTTCTGGGACATCTGCGCCGGCTTCCCTGGCAGCATGGAGAACAGCACCGTCCTGGAAAACTCCAGCTTGTGGGTGTTAGCCAGGGAGGGCcgcctcttcccaacccccctgaaacatttcatggGGAGGGCACAAAGGTACGTCCTGTTGGGAGATGCCTCTTACCCGCTGCGGGACTGGCTCCTCAAGCCATACCCAGAAGACGGcaccctcaccccacagcagctCCAGTTCAACTATCGCCTGAAGCGAGCCCACAGCGTGATCGAGAATGCCTTCCTGCGCCTCAAGGCCCGGTGGCAGTTCCTCCTGAAGTGCGACGACTGCAGCCTGGACCTGCTGCCCACGGTCATACTCGCCTGTTGCACCCTGCACAACGTGTGCGAGGCCCACGACAGCCCCTTCAATGACGAGTGGCTGGAGGTGCTGGAGCCCGCCGAGTTCTCAAAGCCCTGCCAGCCTGCGCCCGTGTCCATGGACGACAGCGGCGCCGAGGAAGTGCGAGAGCTGCTGTGCGAATACTTTGAAAGCTACGGAGAAGGCTGA